One window of the Maylandia zebra isolate NMK-2024a linkage group LG19, Mzebra_GT3a, whole genome shotgun sequence genome contains the following:
- the LOC143414091 gene encoding uncharacterized protein LOC143414091 yields MVPIQPEQKPAPTRVVVLVPAPHVDLSGYWWMNKRVEPTGTMRVVDHLVVQHWGPPVRHFYGHFHRDVRGCVGLEVPLLSAQKTLRLCRVPVWMWTLHLSSQSSVWRRT; encoded by the exons ATGGTACCCATCCAGCCCGAGCAAAAACCAG CACCTACCCGAGTAGTCGTCCTCGTCCCTGCACCGCACGTCGATCTCAG TGGATACTGGTGGATGAATAAGCGGGTGGAGCCGACTGGCACGATGAGAGTCGTGGATCACCTGGTGGTGCAGCACTGGGGGCCGCCAGTTCGCCACTTTTATGGGCATTTTCACCGTGATGTACGTGGTTGCGTAGGGCTGGAGGTGCCTCTTCTATCTGCACAAAAAACATTACGA CTGTGCAGAGTCCCAGTCTGGATGTGGACACTTCATCTTTCTTCACAGAGCTCAGTCTGGCGCAG